Proteins encoded together in one Mugil cephalus isolate CIBA_MC_2020 chromosome 16, CIBA_Mcephalus_1.1, whole genome shotgun sequence window:
- the LOC125022775 gene encoding LOW QUALITY PROTEIN: neoverrucotoxin subunit alpha-like (The sequence of the model RefSeq protein was modified relative to this genomic sequence to represent the inferred CDS: substituted 2 bases at 2 genomic stop codons): protein MEMKQHREGITLWDDETLKDKIRESAQPSCEFQISSSDSTDDKSSLLDVSGSLKASFLSGLIEVGGSAKYMNDRKXHKNQSRVTFQYKVTTRFKQLLVTPSEAKTTKQIDNAVINSATHVVTGILYRANAFFVFDSEKLDASSVQDIQGKMEAVIKKIPSLKIERDTSLKLNDQEKALTDKFTCKFYGDFILDTNPVTFEDAVNTYKQLPHLLGENKEHIVPLKVWMTPLKIFHSEAAEVISEISIGLVRKAHDALEDLHHMKMICNDLLADEVAGYFPQIHEKLSRFQTLCDYXVAALQDIMKNKLAAIRAGKEDEKQLEKVFDDRDKSPFSHEKLTEWMSSTEREVIVIASCLKKMEGIKVVANQSELEREVLDLNVEDVLCFVFTSLETTDPFLQEMSDNLDPLKVRHSGDDTPTQDKWFSSDEVITKMRQKAQFIHDHNKTGAQQNNSESGFLVAAIANEKYKGASIYHYKDMILVTDDFSKSDDAIM, encoded by the exons ATGGAGATGAAGCAGCACAGAGAAG GCATCACGTTGTGGGATGATGAAACTCTGAAAGACAAGATAAGAGAGAGTGCCCAGCCCAGCTGTGAGTTTCAGATCAGTTCGTCTGATTCCACTGATGATAAGTCTTCTCTGCTGGATGTCAGTGGTTCCCTGAAGGCCAGTTTTCTGAGTGGACTGATTGAAGTTGGAGGATCTGCCAAATATATGAATGATAGGAAGTAACACAAGAATCAGAGCAGAGTCACATTTCAGTACAAAGTTACCACCAGATTCAAACAGCTGTTGGTGACTCCTTCTGAAGCCAAAACCACCAAACAAATAGACAATGCTGTGATAAATTCAGCAACACATGTGGTCACCGGCATCCTTTACAGGGCCAatgctttctttgtgtttgacagTGAGAAGTTAGATGCTAGCAGCGTTCAGGACATTCAGGGGAAGATGGAAGCGGTAATAAAGAAGATCCCCtcattaaaaatagaaaggGACACTTCGTTGAAGCTGAATGACCAAGAAAAAGCTTTGACTGACAAATTTACCTGCAAATTCTATGGAGACTTCATTCTTGATACCAACCCTGTCACATTTGAAGACGCtgtgaacacatacaaacaaCTTCCACATCTTCTAGGAGAGAATAAAGAACATATTGTTCCACTAAAGGTTTGGATGACACCACTGAAGATCTTCCATTCAGAAGCTGCTGAGGTGATATCTGAGATCAGCATTGGCCTTGTAAGAAAGGCTCACGATGCTCTGGAAGATCTGCACCACATGAAGATGATCTGCAACGACCTTCTGGCAGATGAAGTTGCTGGATATTTCCCACAGATTCATGAAAAGTTGAGCCGTTTCCAAACCCTGTGTGATTACTAAGTAGCTGCTCTCCAAGACATCATGAAGAACAAACTCGCTGCCATCAGGGCTGGTAAAGAAGATGAGAAGCAGTTAGAAAAAGTCTTTGATGACCGAGATAAGTCACCATTCAGTCATGAGAAATTAACAGAGTGGATGAGTTCTACAGAGAGAGAAGTCATCGTCATAGCCTCCTGTTTGAAGAAGATGGAAGGAATAAAGGTTGTTGCCAACCAGtcagagctggagagagaggTTCTTGATCTAAATGTAGAGGATGTTCTCTGCTTTGTGTTCACCTCCCTGGAAACTACAGATCCGTTCCTCCAGGAAATGTCAGACAACCTGGATCCACTGAAAGTACGACATAGTGGGGATGACACTCCTACCCAGGACAAATGGTTCTCCTCAGATGAAGTGATaacaaaaatgagacaaaaagcCCAATTCATCCATGATCATAACAAAACAGGGGCTCAGCAGAACAACAGTGAATCTGGTTTCCTTGTGGCAGCAATTGCAAATGAGAAATATAAAGGAGCGAGCATCTACCACTACAAAGACATGATCCTGGTCACCGATGATTTCTCAAAGTCGGATGATGCTATAATGTGA